One part of the Xylocopa sonorina isolate GNS202 chromosome 10, iyXylSono1_principal, whole genome shotgun sequence genome encodes these proteins:
- the Mat1 gene encoding CDK-activating kinase assembly factor, with product MDDQACPRCKTTKYRNPSLKMMVNVCGHTLCESCVDLLFLKGSGSCPECKIPLRRANFRVQLFEDPMVEKEVNIRKRVLRDFNKKEEDFATLREYNDYLEEVETIIYNLTNNIDIIETNKKIEQYKKDNKDQITKSKSKIGRSEYELEEMIELEKQKEEERRLELAKEELEAKRKKIREKEALIDELTFSEGNAKNIVETFASAIQASKKETKAASAKASQFSTGIKFSNQGSQNYLPIPKIEDGPLYSYAPIQQPTDGPMPPSWRELQARGYVSHVRVESTAERAGGFKAHVACLRALQESMAGLYYNPSQRQAEFTTV from the exons ATGGATGATCAAGCTTGTCCAAGATGCAAAACTACCAAATACAGAAATCCATCATTAAAAATGATGGTGAATGTTTGTGGACACACACTATGTGAAAGTTGTGTTGACTTATTGTTTCTTAAAG GTTCTGGATCATGTCCTGAATGTAAAATACCTCTCAGAAGAGCAAATTTTCgtgtacaattatttgaagatcCTATGGTGGAAAAAGAGGTAAACATAAGGAAAAGAGTTCTCCGAGATTTCAACAAGAAAGAGGAGGACTTTGCAACATTAAGAGAGTACAATGATTACTTGGAGGAAGTGGAAACGATAATATATAACCTGACTAACAATATCGATATAAtagaaacaaataaaaagaTAGAGCAATACAAAAAGGACAACAAAGATCAAATAACAAAAAGTAAATCTAAAATTGGTAGAAGCGAATATGAGTTGGAAGAAATGATCGAATTAGAAAAACAGAAAGAGGAGGAAAGGAGATTGGAATTAGCTAAAGAGGAGCTGGAAGctaaaagaaaaaagatccgTGAGAAGGAAGCATTGATAGACGAATTAACATTTTCAGAAGGAAATGCAAAGAACATTGTTGAAACATTTGCCTCTGCCATCCAGGCATCTAAAAAGGAAACGAAAGCTGCAAGTGCTAAAGCCAGTCAATTTAGTACAGGAATCAAGTTCAGTAATCAGGGAAGTCAAAATTACTTGCCTATACCAAAGATCGAAGATGGACCTTTGTACTCTTATGCTCCTATTCAGCAACCAACCGATGGCCCAATGCCACCTAGTTGGAGAGAACTACAGGCTCGTGGCTATGTTTCTCATGTACGTGTTGAATCAACAGCGGAAAGGGCAGGAGGGTTCAAAGCACATGTTGCATGCTTGAGGGCCTTACAAGAATCTATGGCTGGTTTATATTACAATCCTTCGCAGCGGCAAGCAGAGTTCACGACTGTATGA